The DNA window GGTCCCGGACAGGCTGACCGGCACCGACCGGTTCCCGGTGCCCGCGCTCGTCGAGGTCCGCGGCGAGGTGTTCTTCCGGGTGCAGGACTTCCTCGACCTCAACGCGCGGATGGTGGAGGCGGGCAAACCGCCGTACGCCAACCCGCGCAACACCGCGGCGGGCTCGCTGCGGCAGAAGGACCCCAAGATCACCAAGGAGCGGCGGCTGCGGCTGATCTGCCACGGGCTCGGCCGCAGGGAGGGCTTCGAGCCGGAGCGGCAGTCCGAGGCGTACGACGCGCTGGCCGCGTGGGGGCTGCCGGTTTCCCCGCACAGCAAGGTGATCTCGTCGGCCGAGCTCGCCGAGCACGTCGAGTACTGGGGCGAGCACCGGCACGACGCCGAGCACGAGATCGACGGCGTGGTGGTCAAGGTCGACCAGGTGGCCCTGCAGCGCAGGCTCGGCAGCACCTCGCGCGCGCCGCGGTGGGCGATCGCCTACAAGTACCCGCCGGAGGAGGCCACCACCACGTTGCTGGACATCCAGGTCAACGTGGGCCGCACCGGCCGTGTCACGCCGTTCGCGGTGATGGAGCCGGTCAAGGTGGCGGGCTCCACGGTCGCGATGGCCACGCTGCACAACGCGGAGGAGGTCAAGCGCAAGGGCGTGCTGATCGGCGACCGCGTGGTCATCCGCAAGGCGGGCGACGTCATCCCCGAGGTGCTCGGCCCGGTCGTCGACGTCCGCACCGGCGAGGAGCGCGAGTTCCTGATGCCGATCCGCTGCCCGGAGTGCGACACGCCGCTGGCCTACCAGAAGGAAGGCGACGTCGACATCCGCTGCCCGAACGCGCGGACCTGCCCGGCGCAGCTGCGCGAGCGGCTGTTCCACCTCGCCGGGCGCGGCGCGTTCGACATCGAGGTGCTCGGCTACGAGGCCGCCGTCGCGCTGCTGGAGTCCGGTGTGGTCGCCGACGAGGGTGACATCTTCGACCTCGACGAGGAGAAGCTGGGCGAGGTAGAGCTGTTCCGCACCAAGGCGGGCGAGCTGTCGGCCAATGCGAAGAAGCTGCTGGCGAACCTGGACTCGGCCAAGGACCGTCCACTGTGGAAGGTGATCGTCGGGCTGTCGATCCGGCACGTCGGGCCCACCGCGGCGCAGGCGCTGGCCCGCGAGTTCGGCTCGCTCGACCGCATCGAGCACGCGACGGAGGAGGAACTGGCCGACGTCGACGGGGTGGGACCGACGATCGCGCACGCCGCGCAGGAGTGGTTCGAGGTCGACTGGCACCGCGAGGTGGTCGAGAAGTGGCGGGCCGCCGGGGTGCGGATGGCGGAGGAGCGCGACGACTCGATCCCGCGCAACCTCGAAGGTCTGTCCATTGTGGTCACCGGCTCGCTGGAGACGTTCTCGCGCGACGAGGCCAAGGAGGTCATCATGGCCCGCGGCGGGAAAGCGGCGGGTTCGGTGTCGAAGAAGACCGCGTTCGTGGTGGTCGGGGAAGCACCGGGGAGCAAGTACGAGAAGGCCGTCCAGCTGAAGGTGCCGGTGCTCGACGAAGCCGGTTTCCGCGTGCTGCTCGACGAAGGCCCCGAGGCCGCGGCGGAAGTGGCGCTGCCTGCCGAAGAGCCCGAGGCCGATGAGTGAGTTCGAGGTCCGGCTCGCCAGGCCGGACGAGTTCGCGGCGATCGGGGAGCTGACCGTCGCCGCGTACCGCGAAGACGGGCTGCTCGAAGGCCACGAGGACTACGCCGACGAACTGCGCGACGCCGCCGGGCGTGCCGCGGGCGCCGAACTGCTGGCCGCCGTCGACGCGGCTGGCACCGTGCTCGGTTCGGTCACGGTGGTGCCATCCGGTTCGGCGTACGCGGAGCTGGCCAGAGCGGACGAGTTGGAGTTCCGGATGCTCGGCGTCGCCGCCGCCGCGCGCGGCCGCGGCGTCGGGGAAGCGCTCACGCGCGCGGTGCTCCGCCGGGCGGGGGAGCTGGGCCGGGCCAGGGTGGTGCTGGTGAGCCTCGATCGGATGAAGGCGGCGCACCGGTTGTACGAGCGGATCGGGTTCGCCCGTCTCCCGGAGCGTGATTGGGCGCCGTACC is part of the Amycolatopsis sp. CA-230715 genome and encodes:
- a CDS encoding GNAT family N-acetyltransferase, which codes for MSEFEVRLARPDEFAAIGELTVAAYREDGLLEGHEDYADELRDAAGRAAGAELLAAVDAAGTVLGSVTVVPSGSAYAELARADELEFRMLGVAAAARGRGVGEALTRAVLRRAGELGRARVVLVSLDRMKAAHRLYERIGFARLPERDWAPYPGVLLLAFGYEVA
- the ligA gene encoding NAD-dependent DNA ligase LigA, yielding MSELPQDPVSPEAAQDLGDVPAEARERHAALAEEIRGHQFRYYVLDSPTITDGEFDVLLRELEGLEEEHPGLRTPDSPTQKVGGTFSTEFTAYDHLERMLSLDNVFDPEELVTWVERVEKEIGATRYLCELKIDGLAINLLYEDGRLTRALTRGDGRTGEDVTLNVRTLEQVPDRLTGTDRFPVPALVEVRGEVFFRVQDFLDLNARMVEAGKPPYANPRNTAAGSLRQKDPKITKERRLRLICHGLGRREGFEPERQSEAYDALAAWGLPVSPHSKVISSAELAEHVEYWGEHRHDAEHEIDGVVVKVDQVALQRRLGSTSRAPRWAIAYKYPPEEATTTLLDIQVNVGRTGRVTPFAVMEPVKVAGSTVAMATLHNAEEVKRKGVLIGDRVVIRKAGDVIPEVLGPVVDVRTGEEREFLMPIRCPECDTPLAYQKEGDVDIRCPNARTCPAQLRERLFHLAGRGAFDIEVLGYEAAVALLESGVVADEGDIFDLDEEKLGEVELFRTKAGELSANAKKLLANLDSAKDRPLWKVIVGLSIRHVGPTAAQALAREFGSLDRIEHATEEELADVDGVGPTIAHAAQEWFEVDWHREVVEKWRAAGVRMAEERDDSIPRNLEGLSIVVTGSLETFSRDEAKEVIMARGGKAAGSVSKKTAFVVVGEAPGSKYEKAVQLKVPVLDEAGFRVLLDEGPEAAAEVALPAEEPEADE